The sequence CGCCGCCTCTGGCGTGGCCATTATCGTGGTGGACCGGCACGGCGAGAATATAATCGTGGTGGCGGCCGGGGCGAATGCAAAGCTCTGTCCGGCGGACATCGACGCCGCCGAGGCGGTGATCGCCAAGGCCGACAGTGTCCTTTTACAGCTCGAAATCCCGCTGGAAACAGTCGAGCGCGCGGTTGAGATCGCGGGACGGCACGGCACCCGGGTGATCCTCGACCCGGCCCCGGCGCGCGAGCTGCCAGATAAGCTTCTGGCCGGGGTGAGCCTCATCACGCCCAACGAGACCGAGGCGGAACTGCTGACCGGTATCTCCGGCGCGGATGAGCCAAGCTGCACGGCCCAGGCCGAGGCGCTCAAAGCCCGCGGGGTGGCCACGGTGCTGGTGACTCGTGGCAAGCAGGGCGTGCTCTGCCGGGACAGCGCCGGAGTGCGCTCTTTCCCCACGGTTCCGGTCCAGTCCGTGGACAGCACCGCGGCCGGGGACTGTTTCAACGGCGCTCTGGGCGCGGCCCTGGCGCGCGGGGAAAGCCTGGAGAAGGCCATTGCCTTCGCCTGCCGCGCGGCGGCGCTCTCCACCACCAGATTGGGGGCGCAGGACAGTTTGCCGACAGTGAAAGAGCTAACTTGAAATTGCCTAAGGTATTAATTATATTAAAGTAAGCTTTCTTTTTAGACAGAAGATAATATGGAAAGTTTTTCCACAGAATTAATCTCTGTTCTTCAGTTTCTTTTACCCGGTTTCGTTACAGCTTGGGTTTTCTATGGATTGACCTCATTCCCTATTCCTTCAAAGTTTGAAAGGGTAGTACAGGCACTGGTATTTACTATTATCATTCAGTTTTGTGTTTTATCAGAAAAATGGATAGTTTTAAAAATTGGGAGTTATTTTTCGTACGGAGAATGGAACAATTACTCCGAGATATTTTATTCAGTATTGACTGCACTTTTTATTGGCGTTATCTTTGCTTATCTTTCAAACAGCGATAAACTACATAAAATTGCAAGAGATTGTGGAATCACCAGAGAAACTTCTTATCCTTCTGAATGGTTTGGCACCTTCTTAAACAATAGAACTTTTGTCGTGCTTCATCTAAAGGACGAAAGACGGTTACGTGGTTGGCCAAGTGCATGGCCTTCAGATCCCAATAAGGGTCATTTTGTTCTTGAGGAAGCATCATGGATTCCTGATATAGAGAGCGACAAAGAAATACCTTTAGACGGTGTTAAATCAATTATGATTAATGTCAAGGATGTTTATTGGGTAGAGTTCTTAAAATAGCAGTGAGGTGAAAAATGGGAATGAAAGCACCTATCCCGTTCCATCAGCGAGGGCCAG comes from bacterium and encodes:
- the rbsK gene encoding ribokinase, which translates into the protein MDRKPVVVIGSSNMDLVIKSGRIPRPGETILGGEFAMIAGGKGANQAVAAARLGAQVYFVARVGKDAFGAKMLENFTRDGIRTDYVVQDESAASGVAIIVVDRHGENIIVVAAGANAKLCPADIDAAEAVIAKADSVLLQLEIPLETVERAVEIAGRHGTRVILDPAPARELPDKLLAGVSLITPNETEAELLTGISGADEPSCTAQAEALKARGVATVLVTRGKQGVLCRDSAGVRSFPTVPVQSVDSTAAGDCFNGALGAALARGESLEKAIAFACRAAALSTTRLGAQDSLPTVKELT
- a CDS encoding DUF6338 family protein, yielding MESFSTELISVLQFLLPGFVTAWVFYGLTSFPIPSKFERVVQALVFTIIIQFCVLSEKWIVLKIGSYFSYGEWNNYSEIFYSVLTALFIGVIFAYLSNSDKLHKIARDCGITRETSYPSEWFGTFLNNRTFVVLHLKDERRLRGWPSAWPSDPNKGHFVLEEASWIPDIESDKEIPLDGVKSIMINVKDVYWVEFLK